One Myxococcota bacterium DNA window includes the following coding sequences:
- a CDS encoding cytochrome P450 codes for EKIVLWYNSANRDELAFEQPYRFSVTRRPNEHVGFGGPGAHHCLGANLARREITVVFRELFRRLPDLEISAAPVMLQSNFIHGIKRMPCKFTPGRAG; via the coding sequence GAGAAGATCGTGCTCTGGTACAACTCGGCCAACCGCGACGAGCTGGCGTTCGAGCAGCCCTACCGCTTCAGCGTGACTCGCCGGCCCAACGAGCACGTGGGCTTCGGTGGCCCGGGCGCGCACCACTGTCTGGGCGCGAACCTGGCCAGGCGCGAGATCACGGTGGTGTTCCGCGAGCTGTTCCGCCGCCTGCCCGACCTCGAGATCAGCGCGGCGCCGGTCATGCTGCAGTCGAACTTCATCCACGGCATCAAGCGCATGCCGTGCAAGTTCACGCCGGGCCGGGCGGGCTAG